The Cardiocondyla obscurior isolate alpha-2009 unplaced genomic scaffold, Cobs3.1 scaffold38_0_513239, whole genome shotgun sequence genome contains the following window.
ctcctgatctcctcgggaTCAAATGAGTCGGGGCCTATTGTATAGGCCCTTAccgggacgggatccgtccacggagtgcaggtgctccggaggagttcgaggagagggtctacgacttctctcggttcctcttgctcctccaggaactctacgctcggggcgggggaaggggaatgTTCCAggctgtcaggctcatgcCAGGAGATGGTTTCGTCCTCGGCaaaggagtcgacctcctcgggttccccaggataaggagtcggtgaccggatgggagaggagcatgctctaggagcAACTCCAGGAGAAGGTCCGGAGGAATTCAAGGAAACGTCTGGAGTATAGGACGGAGTAGTagggcggaacagctccggctcaggttgAGGCGATGAAGTCGACCTCGaacgcgacggcgatggtgtTCGCGCCGGAGTATTCTTCTCTGACTCAATGTCTTCACTGTTATTCGGTGAGTTGGGAGGTACGGTGGGAAAAGGAGACCACGACCGCTCTGATCTGAGTTTCGGAGGTTCCGGTGTGACCTCCCttggcgctgccgcgaataaaaaCTGGACAAAGAAACTTTGAACCAGTTCTCGCAACTCTCGTATTTTGCGATTTCTTTGGGCGCGGCTTTTCTTGATGGATCGAAGAtttcttgattccactaaaaggtatcaatttgagtttgattttaataaaatgattaaagcgGGAAATatgtcagggcaacacgcCGCATTCTTCCTTCCGGATCTCTCAATAAATCGCTTCAAAGATTCTCCCGGTACCTCTGTCCGGATAGGCCATCACTCGAGCTAAGGTTtagatagtcaccatttactggcagcATATCGTAACCTCTGACAGGAGGAGACCCATTAACCGAATCGAATCAAGGGAGAATTCAAAGAATTCTAGAGAGATACCTACTTCGGAAAACGCaaacggcaccctggcaacacccacgtcattcatttttcaagaataagaattttagaactttaaaattttagtggaatcatttAAAAGAGGAGAAAGTAATGaggttaaatgaaataatgagacttacttttcgTTGTCTTCGGTTGCTCTCGGACGAGTCCCTTGCAACTTCTTTATTAGAATCGGCTCAGCAGTGAGTCACAAGTCACACATAGTAACAATGATAGGTTCGTGAAAAAATTtagagact
Protein-coding sequences here:
- the LOC139112612 gene encoding uncharacterized protein, translated to MAYPDRVESRNLRSIKKSRAQRNRKIRELRELVQSFFVQFLFAAAPREVTPEPPKLRSERSWSPFPTVPPNSPNNSEDIESEKNTPARTPSPSRSRSTSSPQPEPELFRPTTPSYTPDVSLNSSGPSPGVAPRACSSPIRSPTPYPGEPEEVDSFAEDETISWHEPDSLEHSPSPAPSVEFLEEQEEPREVVDPLLELLRSTCTPWTDPVPVRAYTIGPDSFDPEEIRREARRATPDHNILIYYPGVEHPFLAPIRLIDRVFPRSTARITEIVEIDLE